The nucleotide window tgctTCATCTgctttattaatattttttttcatgattattcGACAGAGAAGTTACGAGGATACACAGGGACACGATGAATACACCGATAGGAGGAATGCTAATTATAATGCATCATCTCCAAATCAGTACTCgcaaaataatcattataatTATGAGGTAAACATGACGACAATTATCACTCTCATGAAATTTCTAGTCAGTCACTGTGTCAgttattattcaaaaattaaaattatttctaaactacataataatcataaaataaatctcATGAAATTATCCGAAATTATCACAaacatttcaattattaactGTCACTAACAGACTCAGAATGGCCAAACAAAGGCATCAACTCGTGATGAGGGACTGAGGATGGACTCCAGGAATGGGGAGAATTTGCCAACTAACACTATTGAGCTTGGGAAGGTATTAATTCCTTAAATCATCaactaatcaattaattccctATGATTTTGCCCTGATCAGAATCCACCTACTGACGATTCAGATTCATCTCATTGAAATTTATCTCATTGGCCTTGAATCACCCACGAaggtgtgaataattttttccattactcattctcattaataatttaatcacaACATGGGATGCatattaatttcaatggaGTATCTATTTCACTGGTGAAATATAGAATTTTATACCTGAAAAAATGTCGTTACGTGATGAAAATTACAATCTTTATAGTAAGAACTGGAGCATGAGAATCCAACTATTGTTCGTTGTTATCGCTCATGTTTCCGGCTTTTTATGCTATGGAGATGAGAATCACAGACACAAAttgcttttttatttttttatttttattgtcttgGAAGATAATCCCAAAAGCTCTTTACAGttcttttttcatctccaGACACTAAAATTCTTTTTCGTTCATCATCAAAATTTCTCAGAAGGAAACAAATGAATTGGCTAATTAGTTTTCATGAAATTGATGACCAATTTGTAATAAATCTCATGAATGACCCTTGGCCCTTCAGGAGTACGACGATAGACTAGCGTTAACTCGTCAGAACGGTGACTACGAAGATCGCCGTTATGAGTACCCCTTGTCCCAGGAGGCCCCCTCTCGAGGTGGCCAAGCTCTCACCTCCCCCCGATCGAATTATCCAACAGTGGAGTATGTGGACGAGAGGAGATCATCGAGCTACGACTACGACGATGATCCCAATGTACCGCACCCCCTGGCCCCCTCCCAGCCCTCGTCAGCTCGACGACAGTACTCGTCCCATCAGAATCTCGAGAGGGAGGAGAGCAGAGAAACGCCAGGATGGGTGAGACACACCGACAAGGAAAAATGCCGATATCACTATCACCGAAGACCTGTTAcgagaaattcaaatattctCTCGGCGGTTCTATGCCTCGTTAAGGAGCTGGATTACCCCTCCCTCGAGGTAGTGGAGATGGCGGTGAGAAATAGAATGGACGAGCTGGAGGAATGATGCATCTGACGCCGTCCCCACGGCATCGGGGGATCGGCGGACATCTTTTCAACCAGGAAAATGTAAGGATTGAGGACTTTTGGACtgggagacattttttttttattagaaccTTTCTCTGTTCTCTCTTTTGAAAActggaaaattagaaaatattctCTAGATCTGTCAAGAGACAAGTCGATTTATCTCGCTTTCGCTACCGAATCGATCAGTTCAGGTGATAGGAGTTAAATTATCGTCTCATTAAAAATAGTTCGCATTagaaaaatgtgaatatttcatttgttAAGATTATACTTTGCAAtctggaaattgatttttcgaaGGAACTTCCgatttcgaataatttttttgaatttctctcTTTCAGGTGTACAGAGAGATATTCACCTCCgaattccggaaaaattcaTGCCAGATCACCAAGTCCACAATTTTCAGACTCTTTGGACACATTGATACCATCTGAGGGCTCTTGCGATCTTCAGAGGAGTTCCTCTGGGATTTTTCGGGGTTTGAGTGGTGCAGGCAGGGGCAGGGGGAGTAAGAATGTCTCGATTGACCCCAGCCCGAGGTATTTCGAGGCCAGGGAGCCACTGGGAGGGAGGATCGAAGGGCTCATGGGACCTAACAGGGAAGTAAAGGGTGGAATTAGGAGAAGGGAACTAAGTCTGTCCGAGAATTGGGGGGATTTTGGCGGCAAGGAGGTTAGAAGGGTCAACAGTGAGGACTGCATACCGACGAGGGAGGGGGGCAAAGAGATGAGGTACATCCAGTCAGGGAAGGGCACTTGGTCGTACAATTTGTAggcaattgatttttctattgaaattgaGAGAAGTGCAATGGGgttgtgtaattttttttttcagaaaattctgCCGCAAGACAATTACTTATGTGTTTTTCGGATTGAAGATTTTGTTTTTGGTTTGAGGAAATTATTTGGTGGACTATTGGTCAAAACCAGCAGGAATTTCGCTGGGAATGTCAGACTATATTAGACTAtgaacaaatatatatttgacgTCGATATAAATTTTCTGTTGATTTATTTCAGAGATTATTTGACACGAGGGGTAAATTAGTAGCTGTTTACAAAGCAATATTGAATCTCAATCAATTAgtttcatttctattttttggaTTGTTTATTGATCCAAAAGCTAGACTCTGCGAATTTTAATGCTGTTgatacaattaattattattgaataattgaataattatttacactCAAAAACTTCCATGTGAGATTGTTTTTGTTTGCAAATTATATAACTTATTTGATAAATACCTGGGACGTCCGTTAGGGTAGggacaattaaataaattagataAATCGAGGTGATGATACTATTGTATTATTAACTGTGTAAAATATAgagattaatttaaatttattgatgagaGTTTGAGAACAAGACATTATTAATGCGATTACAACTCGTAAAATCGTGAGCTTACCCGATGAGTAAAGTGGAGACAGATCGAACAAATGTTTAGGTTAATAGcctaattaattgataaa belongs to Diachasmimorpha longicaudata isolate KC_UGA_2023 chromosome 10, iyDiaLong2, whole genome shotgun sequence and includes:
- the LOC135166876 gene encoding dynein axonemal assembly factor 11 isoform X1 is translated as MVRLTEEMVVARSRISDLTAVKKLNCWGSELTDVSILRELKKVEVLSLSVNNISSLADFQYCLNLKDLFVRKNNITDLNEICYLQNLPNLRNLWLGENPCAEREGYRMAVVRALPNLEKLDDKFVTSEELNTALSRGKILVHPLEMDASPPRTAPTSPEESAEFIEEAETEPNRRYSSSSDQRSYEDTQGHDEYTDRRNANYNASSPNQYSQNNHYNYETQNGQTKASTRDEGLRMDSRNGENLPTNTIELGKEYDDRLALTRQNGDYEDRRYEYPLSQEAPSRGGQALTSPRSNYPTVEYVDERRSSSYDYDDDPNVPHPLAPSQPSSARRQYSSHQNLEREESRETPGWVRHTDKEKCRYHYHRRPVTRNSNILSAVLCLVKELDYPSLEVVEMAVRNRMDELEE
- the LOC135166876 gene encoding dynein axonemal assembly factor 11 isoform X4, with the protein product MVRLTEEMVVARSRISDLTAVKKLNCWGSELTDVSILRELKKVEVLSLSVNNISSLADFQYCLNLKDLFVRKNNITDLNEICYLQNLPNLRNLWLGENPCAEREGYRMAVVRALPNLEKLDDKFVTSEELNTALSRGKILVHPLEMDASPPRTAPTSPERSYEDTQGHDEYTDRRNANYNASSPNQYSQNNHYNYEEYDDRLALTRQNGDYEDRRYEYPLSQEAPSRGGQALTSPRSNYPTVEYVDERRSSSYDYDDDPNVPHPLAPSQPSSARRQYSSHQNLEREESRETPGWVRHTDKEKCRYHYHRRPVTRNSNILSAVLCLVKELDYPSLEVVEMAVRNRMDELEE
- the LOC135166876 gene encoding dynein axonemal assembly factor 11 isoform X3, with amino-acid sequence MVRLTEEMVVARSRISDLTAVKKLNCWGSELTDVSILRELKKVEVLSLSVNNISSLADFQYCLNLKDLFVRKNNITDLNEICYLQNLPNLRNLWLGENPCAEREGYRMAVVRALPNLEKLDDKFVTSEELNTALSRGKILVHPLEMDASPPRTAPTSPEESAEFIEEAETEPNRRYSSSSDQRSYEDTQGHDEYTDRRNANYNASSPNQYSQNNHYNYEEYDDRLALTRQNGDYEDRRYEYPLSQEAPSRGGQALTSPRSNYPTVEYVDERRSSSYDYDDDPNVPHPLAPSQPSSARRQYSSHQNLEREESRETPGWVRHTDKEKCRYHYHRRPVTRNSNILSAVLCLVKELDYPSLEVVEMAVRNRMDELEE
- the LOC135166876 gene encoding cilia- and flagella-associated protein 410 isoform X2 is translated as MVRLTEEMVVARSRISDLTAVKKLNCWGSELTDVSILRELKKVEVLSLSVNNISSLADFQYCLNLKDLFVRKNNITDLNEICYLQNLPNLRNLWLGENPCAEREGYRMAVVRALPNLEKLDDKFVTSEELNTALSRGKILVHPLEMDASPPRTAPTSPERSYEDTQGHDEYTDRRNANYNASSPNQYSQNNHYNYETQNGQTKASTRDEGLRMDSRNGENLPTNTIELGKEYDDRLALTRQNGDYEDRRYEYPLSQEAPSRGGQALTSPRSNYPTVEYVDERRSSSYDYDDDPNVPHPLAPSQPSSARRQYSSHQNLEREESRETPGWVRHTDKEKCRYHYHRRPVTRNSNILSAVLCLVKELDYPSLEVVEMAVRNRMDELEE